A genomic window from Salvia hispanica cultivar TCC Black 2014 chromosome 5, UniMelb_Shisp_WGS_1.0, whole genome shotgun sequence includes:
- the LOC125189996 gene encoding cold-responsive protein kinase 1-like, whose amino-acid sequence MSCSCFGTSSSIPKRRDKHANESIQAEEEVSIAKTKKFTYNLLVGATNNFHRSNKIGRGGFGTVYKGVLKNGREVAVKVLSAESKQGEREFMTEIDTIYNVKHPNLVELLGCCVYGRNRILVYEYLENSSIDRALLGFRKSIKLEWEKRSAICMGTARGLAYLHEELVPHIVHRDIKASNIHLDEDLQPKIGDFGLAKLFPDNITHISTKIAGTTGYLAPEYVLGGQLTLKADVYSFGVLTLEVVSGRSSGNTNYGGGGKLLMEWAWELYEEGKLLDLVDPELEEFPKDEVVRYMKVALFCARANASRRPLMSQVTEMLSRNVRLNEDQLTPPGFFEGSSRKSGMVSKNKSSDTSTSHQMSSFPITTTEVAPR is encoded by the exons ATGAGTTGTAGCTGCTTTGGTACTTCATCTTCGATACCAAAGAGACGCGACAAGCATGCTAATGAATCCATACAAGCTGAAGAAG AGGTCTCAATTGCaaagacaaaaaaattcaCCTACAATTTACTGGTAGGAGCAACAAACAACTTTCATCGAAGTAACAAGATAGGAAGAGGAGGTTTCGGTACAGTTTACAAG GGGGTCCTAAAAAATGGAAGAGAAGTTGCTGTGAAGGTGCTTTCAGCTGAATCAAAACAAGGAGAACGGGAGTTTATGACTGAGATAGACACCATATATAATGTCAAGCATCCAAACCTTGTTGAGTTGCTCGGTTGCTGTGTTTATGGTCGTAACCGGATTTTGGTATATGAATATTTAGAAAACAGTAGCATCGATCGTGCACTATTGG GTTTTCGGAAGTCCATAAAATTGGAGTGGGAGAAAAGGTCTGCCATTTGCATGGGGACTGCAAGAGGGCTTGCATATCTTCATGAAGAACTTGTGCCTCACATTGTGCATAGAGACATCAAAGCTAGTAACATACATCTGGACGAGGACCTCCAACCAAAAATCGGAGATTTTGGATTAGCTAAGCTTTTTCCTGATAATATTACTCATATCAGCACAAAAATAGCAGGAACAAC CGGTTACCTGGCTCCAGAGTATGTTTTAGGCGGTCAGTTAACTCTGAAGGCTGATGTTTATAGCTTTGGAGTTCTGACACTTGAAGTTGTAAGCGGTAGAAGTAGTGGAAATACTAATTATGGAGGTGGCGGTAAATTACTAATGGAATGG GCCTGGGAGCTTTATGAAGAAGGGAAATTGCTGGATCTTGTCGATCCCGAACTTGAGGAGTTCCCAAAGGATGAGGTAGTCAGGTATATGAAAGTCGCCTTGTTCTGTGCTCGAGCTAATGCAAGCAGGAGGCCATTGATGAGCCAGGTCACCGAGATGCTTTCTAGAAATGTAAGACTAAATGAAGATCAACTCACGCCTCCTGGTTTCTTCGAAGGTTCAAGCCGGAAAAGTGGTATGGTGTCAAAGAATAAGTCGAGTGACACCTCAACTAGTCACCAAATGAGTTCTTTTCCCATCACAACCACTGAGGTAGCCCCAAGATAA
- the LOC125187250 gene encoding clathrin light chain 1-like produces the protein MASFDAYSVNGGYTTFDDSYSSVFSSADAPPYSAETDEVAVDHHANGHDPFGFGSSDQPVGYSGTIPIANGNGSSPFDIGGDAQGIFSSDGPILPPPGDMQEEGFALREWRRQNAIRLEEKEKREQNMRSQIIEEAEEYKQSFFEKRKLNIETNKTTNREREKISLANQEKFHKEADKQYWKAIAELVPNEVANIEKRGKKKDQDKKPSITVIQGPKPGKPTDLSRMRGILVKLKHNPPAHMLPPPPAPAKDGKENKDAENAKNAAPNPAKESTVAPAKGSVPDSAPQMGVEHAAPAT, from the exons ATGGCATCATTCGACGCTTACAGCGTGAACGGCGGGTACACCACCTTTGATGATTCCTACTCCTCCGTCTTCTCCTCAGCCGACGCGCCGCCGTACTCCGCTGAAACTGACGAAGTGGCTGTGGATCATCATGCCAACGGCCACGATCCGTTCGGATTCGGGTCAAGTGATCAGCCAGTCGGATATTCCGGCACGATTCCTATCGCTAATGGCAATGGGAGCTCTCCCTTTGACATTGGGGGAGATGCACAGGGGATTTTCAGCTCGGACGGACCGATCCTTCCGCCTCCAGGTGATATGCAGGAAGAAGGATTTGCTCTTCGGGAGTGGCGGAG GCAAAATGCTATTCGGCtagaggagaaggagaagaggGAACAAAACATGCGGAGCCAAATCATAGAAGAAGCCGAGGAATATAAACAGTCGTTCTTTGAGAAAAGAAAGCTTAATATAGAGACTAACAAAACTACCAACcgagaaagagaaaag ATATCCCTTGCCAATCAAGAAAAGTTCCACAAAGAGGCTGACAAACAGTACTGGAAAGCCATCGCAGAACTCGTTCCCAACGAGGTGGCCAATATTGAAAAGAGGGGAAAAAAGAAGGATCAAGATAAGAAGCCATCAATCACAGTCATTCAAGGGCCCAAACCTGGTAAACCAACTGATCTTTCGAGGATGCGTGGAATATTGGTGAAGCTCAAGCACAATCCCCCCGCCCACATGCTACCGCCCCCGCCTGCTCCTGCCAAGGATGGGAAGGAAAACAAGGACGCGGAAAATGCCAAAAATGCTGCTCCTAATCCTGCCAAAGAGTCGACAGTCGCCCCTGCCAAGGGTTCTGTGCCAGACAGTGCTCCACAAATGGGGGTAGAACATGCTGCTCCAGCCACTTAA